In Gemmatimonadales bacterium, one DNA window encodes the following:
- a CDS encoding GNAT family N-acetyltransferase produces the protein MAAITRAVRLFREDEVPVALEVFDGAVAGSPDYLAFGADVSDTLAGWICWGPTPCTLGTYDLYWMAVDPPWQRAGIGSALLGEMERRLRGHARLVVVETAGRADYGPTRRFYESRGYARAGRIPEFYAPGDDLVVYTKVLTNG, from the coding sequence GTGGCCGCGATCACTCGCGCGGTTCGCCTCTTCCGCGAGGACGAAGTGCCGGTGGCCCTCGAGGTCTTCGACGGCGCGGTCGCGGGATCTCCGGACTATCTCGCCTTCGGTGCCGATGTGAGCGACACGCTCGCCGGCTGGATCTGCTGGGGGCCCACGCCCTGCACCCTCGGCACCTACGATCTCTACTGGATGGCGGTGGATCCGCCCTGGCAGCGCGCCGGCATCGGCAGCGCGCTTCTGGGTGAGATGGAGCGGCGGCTCCGGGGCCATGCACGGCTGGTCGTGGTCGAGACCGCCGGCCGCGCGGATTACGGCCCCACCCGGCGCTTTTACGAATCCCGCGGCTACGCACGCGCGGGGCGGATTCCGGAGTTCTATGCCCCGGGCGACGATCTCGTCGTCTACACCAAGGTTCTCACGAACGGGTGA
- a CDS encoding tetratricopeptide repeat protein — MPDGSSPSPDPARELRALMAEGRFQDALAAFERAEDPGVRRRPELLLLAASAATRVGNWRAGASHAEAALDGFEARADADGQMRALNLLGILALEQGHLTGGVRQLDRALHLARQLGDSLMTARVSNNLASAVHQQGKLAAALSLFRASLLSYQRLGDRRGTAETYHNLGVVFRQQEEWSEAEEASSQAVRHAELVQERALVAQAMMGRAEIHLDRRELAVARRELARAAQIAAEAHDEIGLAEAARLRALMALNEGDAALALSEAEAAHAAALAHGSALQQAECVAVAARALRAAGRGQEAEARRVEAVRLFGVLGAVKWLADFAEKWEGDASSER; from the coding sequence GTGCCCGACGGTTCCTCTCCCTCACCTGACCCGGCGCGCGAGCTTCGCGCGCTGATGGCCGAGGGTCGCTTTCAGGATGCGCTGGCCGCGTTCGAGCGCGCCGAGGATCCGGGCGTGCGCCGACGCCCCGAGCTGCTGCTGCTCGCCGCATCGGCGGCAACGCGGGTGGGCAACTGGCGGGCGGGGGCATCGCACGCCGAGGCGGCGCTCGACGGCTTCGAGGCGCGCGCCGACGCGGATGGCCAGATGCGCGCGCTCAACCTGCTCGGCATCCTGGCCCTGGAGCAGGGCCATCTGACCGGCGGCGTGCGCCAGCTCGATCGCGCACTGCACCTTGCACGGCAGCTCGGCGACAGCCTGATGACCGCCCGCGTCTCCAACAATCTCGCGAGCGCGGTGCACCAGCAGGGCAAGCTGGCGGCGGCGCTCAGTCTCTTCCGCGCATCGCTTCTGAGCTACCAGCGCCTGGGCGACCGCCGCGGCACCGCGGAGACCTACCACAACCTGGGCGTCGTGTTCCGGCAGCAGGAGGAGTGGTCGGAGGCGGAGGAGGCATCGTCGCAGGCGGTGCGCCACGCGGAGTTAGTGCAGGAGCGCGCGCTCGTCGCGCAGGCGATGATGGGGCGGGCCGAGATCCACCTTGACCGGCGCGAGCTGGCGGTGGCCCGGCGCGAGCTGGCGCGCGCCGCCCAGATCGCGGCGGAGGCGCACGACGAGATCGGGCTCGCCGAAGCCGCGCGCCTGCGTGCGCTCATGGCGCTCAACGAAGGCGATGCAGCGCTCGCCCTCAGCGAAGCGGAGGCGGCGCACGCGGCGGCGCTCGCCCACGGCAGCGCGCTGCAGCAGGCCGAGTGCGTGGCCGTCGCCGCGCGCGCGCTCAGGGCCGCGGGCCGCGGCCAGGAGGCGGAGGCGCGCCGCGTCGAAGCTGTCCGCCTCTTCGGCGTCCTCGGCGCCGTCAAGTGGCTGGCCGACTTTGCGGAGAAGTGGGAGGGGGACGCCTCGAGCGAGCGGTGA
- a CDS encoding KamA family radical SAM protein, translating to MESWQEVLRKNSIHSLDALAERFGPEHFPELDRLRQAAENFEFRISPAMLELIQSPDDPIWRQYVPTVEELEVVDGIVDSLSEDRDSPVPNITHRYPDRALFLVSPVCASYCRFCTRRRKVGDPQKIPMSQFESAFRYLEEHSEIRDVIMSGGDPLLLNDRRLEAILTRLRAIPHIEIIRIGSRVPCHLPERITPELCAMLRRFHPLFINTHFNHPDELTPAAVHGLGMLADAGIPLGCQTVLLRGVNDDPLVMRRLMQRLLMARVRPYYIYQADQVAGAEHFRVPIERGLEIMQALRGWTSGLAVPYYVIDAPGGGGKIPLLPEYVERITEDEVVLRNFQGRRFVYKQPQEPVEVGADPEFFVPPKFSLEAPRRKRQSKIRRKSA from the coding sequence ATGGAGAGCTGGCAAGAGGTCCTGCGAAAGAACTCGATACACTCGCTCGACGCGCTCGCGGAGCGGTTCGGGCCCGAGCACTTTCCCGAGCTGGATCGGCTGCGTCAGGCCGCCGAGAACTTCGAGTTCCGGATTTCGCCGGCGATGCTGGAGCTCATCCAGTCGCCCGACGACCCGATCTGGCGGCAGTACGTGCCCACGGTCGAGGAGCTCGAGGTGGTGGACGGCATCGTCGATTCGCTGAGCGAAGATCGCGACAGCCCGGTGCCCAACATCACGCACCGCTACCCCGACCGCGCGCTCTTTCTCGTCTCCCCCGTCTGCGCCAGCTATTGCCGCTTCTGCACCCGCCGGCGCAAGGTGGGCGATCCGCAGAAGATCCCGATGTCGCAGTTCGAGAGCGCCTTCCGATATCTCGAGGAGCACAGCGAGATCCGCGACGTGATCATGAGCGGTGGCGACCCGCTCCTGCTCAACGACCGGCGGCTCGAGGCCATCCTCACCCGGCTCCGGGCCATCCCACACATTGAGATCATCCGGATCGGGAGCCGCGTTCCCTGCCATCTTCCCGAGCGGATCACGCCGGAGCTCTGCGCCATGCTGCGGCGGTTCCATCCGCTCTTCATCAACACGCACTTCAACCACCCCGACGAGCTGACACCCGCGGCCGTGCACGGGCTTGGCATGCTGGCGGACGCCGGCATTCCACTCGGCTGCCAGACGGTGCTGCTCCGCGGCGTCAACGACGATCCGCTCGTCATGCGGCGCCTCATGCAGCGGCTGCTCATGGCGCGGGTGCGGCCCTACTACATCTACCAGGCCGACCAGGTGGCCGGCGCCGAGCATTTCCGGGTGCCGATCGAGCGTGGCCTCGAGATTATGCAGGCCCTCCGCGGCTGGACCAGCGGCCTCGCGGTGCCGTACTACGTGATCGACGCGCCCGGCGGTGGCGGCAAGATCCCGCTGCTGCCGGAGTACGTCGAGCGGATCACCGAGGACGAGGTGGTGCTGCGCAACTTCCAGGGCAGGCGCTTCGTCTACAAGCAACCGCAGGAGCCGGTCGAGGTGGGCGCGGACCCGGAGTTCTTCGTGCCGCCCAAGTTTTCGCTTGAGGCGCCGCGTCGCAAGCGACAGTCGAAGATTCGGCGGAAGTCGGCGTAG
- a CDS encoding ABC transporter ATP-binding protein translates to MTFPAVPPIVRRNHGPRKPAAAPPTWRERLRAMRHLPRLLRLVWHTEPRYVAGILVLRIVRAAVPLGVLWIGKLIVDEVVDAVTRNGGHADWRRLGMLLGTEFAIAVTGEGLSRLSALLESLLGDLFANRTSVDLMRHAAILDLEQFEDAELYDRLERARRQTVGRIGLFTLLLSSLQDAITLFSLAAALVAYVPWLLVLLVLAVLPSLLGETHFASLGYSLLYSWTPERRQLDYLRYVGASDISAKEVKLFGLSDFLVGRYDRLSQEFYDANKALAVRRSVVSSALAVVGTLGYYAAYVVIIYLTVIGHRGPAGLFTIGVLTFLAGSFRQSRDLIQRVLLSLSQVYEQSLYLDDLFSFFAVEPRIRANPGARKVPVPIRQGFVFERVGFAYPGSEHWAVRGLDFSLAPGERLALVGENGAGKTTLVKLLARLYDPTEGRILLDGVDLREYDVDSLRRNVGVIFQDFVRYDLILRENIAVGNIERREDEPAIEGAAERSLADSVARRLADRYDQMLGRRFEGGVDLSGGEWQKVALARAYLREAQLLILDEPTAALDARAEYEVFLRFSELTAGKMAVLISHRFSTVRMADRILVLRDGEIVEQGTHEALVAEGGLYAELFSLQAAGYR, encoded by the coding sequence ATGACCTTCCCCGCGGTGCCCCCGATCGTACGCCGGAATCACGGTCCGCGTAAGCCGGCCGCCGCGCCCCCCACCTGGCGCGAACGCCTGCGCGCCATGCGGCACCTCCCGCGCCTGCTGCGCCTCGTGTGGCACACCGAGCCGCGCTACGTCGCCGGCATCCTCGTGCTCCGGATCGTGCGCGCGGCGGTGCCGCTCGGCGTGCTCTGGATCGGGAAGCTCATCGTGGACGAGGTGGTGGACGCGGTGACCCGGAACGGGGGCCACGCCGACTGGCGCCGGCTTGGCATGCTGCTCGGGACCGAGTTCGCCATCGCGGTGACGGGCGAAGGGCTGAGCCGCCTCTCCGCGCTGCTCGAGAGCCTGCTCGGCGACCTCTTCGCCAACCGCACGAGCGTGGATTTGATGCGCCACGCCGCGATACTCGACCTGGAGCAGTTCGAGGACGCCGAGCTGTACGACCGGCTGGAGCGCGCACGGCGGCAGACGGTGGGGCGCATCGGGCTCTTCACGCTGCTGCTGAGCTCGCTGCAGGACGCAATCACGCTGTTCTCACTCGCCGCGGCGCTCGTGGCCTACGTGCCGTGGCTGCTCGTGCTGCTCGTGCTCGCGGTGCTGCCGTCGCTCCTCGGCGAAACCCACTTTGCCTCGCTTGGCTACTCGCTCCTCTATTCGTGGACGCCGGAGCGGCGCCAGCTCGACTACCTCCGCTACGTCGGCGCGAGCGACATCTCGGCCAAGGAGGTGAAGCTCTTCGGGCTCTCGGATTTTCTCGTGGGGCGCTACGACCGGCTGAGCCAGGAGTTCTACGATGCGAACAAGGCGCTCGCCGTGCGCCGGAGCGTCGTGTCGTCCGCGCTCGCGGTGGTCGGTACGCTCGGCTACTACGCGGCATATGTCGTCATCATCTATCTCACCGTGATCGGCCATCGCGGACCCGCCGGGCTCTTCACCATCGGCGTGCTCACCTTTCTCGCCGGCTCGTTCCGCCAGAGCCGAGATCTCATTCAACGCGTGCTGCTCTCGCTCTCGCAGGTGTACGAGCAGAGCCTTTACCTCGACGACCTGTTCAGCTTCTTCGCGGTCGAGCCCCGCATCCGTGCGAATCCGGGAGCGCGCAAGGTCCCGGTGCCGATCCGGCAGGGCTTCGTCTTCGAGCGGGTGGGTTTTGCCTATCCGGGCTCCGAGCACTGGGCGGTGCGCGGGCTCGACTTTTCGCTGGCCCCGGGCGAGCGGCTCGCGCTGGTGGGGGAGAACGGCGCCGGCAAGACCACGCTGGTGAAGCTCCTCGCCCGGCTCTACGACCCGACCGAAGGGCGTATCCTGCTCGACGGCGTGGACCTGCGGGAGTACGACGTGGACAGCCTCCGGCGCAACGTCGGAGTGATCTTTCAGGACTTCGTGCGCTACGATCTCATCCTGCGGGAGAACATCGCGGTCGGCAACATAGAACGCCGCGAGGACGAGCCCGCGATCGAAGGCGCGGCCGAGCGTAGCCTCGCCGACTCGGTGGCGCGGCGCCTGGCCGATCGCTACGACCAGATGCTGGGGCGGCGGTTCGAGGGCGGGGTCGATCTCTCGGGGGGCGAATGGCAGAAGGTGGCGCTTGCGCGGGCGTACCTGCGCGAAGCGCAACTGCTCATTCTCGACGAGCCCACCGCGGCGCTCGATGCACGGGCGGAATACGAAGTGTTTCTCAGGTTCTCGGAGCTCACGGCGGGGAAGATGGCGGTGCTCATCTCGCACCGGTTTTCGACCGTGCGCATGGCGGACCGGATTCTGGTGCTCCGGGACGGGGAAATCGTCGAGCAGGGGACGCACGAGGCGCTGGTGGCGGAGGGTGGCCTCTACGCGGAGCTGTTTTCGCTGCAGGCGGCGGGGTATCGATAG
- a CDS encoding PRC-barrel domain-containing protein, which produces MESAGDAGALLHLSDTDLALENPVWDVRGRKVLDADGEEIGEVDDLLIDAAERRVRFLQVSSGGFLGLGETRFLIPSGAVDEVTPEHVRVGRHREHVAAAPRYDPTVVDEHYLADLHGYYQMPPYWGPAYMRGPYF; this is translated from the coding sequence ATGGAATCAGCCGGCGATGCGGGTGCCTTGCTGCACCTGAGCGACACCGATCTTGCCCTGGAGAACCCGGTCTGGGACGTCCGGGGCCGTAAGGTCCTCGATGCGGACGGCGAGGAGATCGGCGAGGTGGACGATCTGTTGATCGACGCCGCCGAGCGGCGGGTGCGGTTTCTTCAAGTGTCGTCGGGTGGATTTCTTGGGCTGGGTGAGACCCGGTTCCTGATCCCGAGCGGAGCGGTGGACGAGGTAACGCCGGAGCACGTGCGGGTCGGACGGCACCGCGAGCACGTGGCCGCCGCACCGCGGTACGACCCGACGGTGGTGGACGAGCATTACCTGGCGGATCTCCACGGCTACTACCAGATGCCGCCCTACTGGGGGCCGGCGTATATGCGGGGGCCGTATTTCTAG
- a CDS encoding sigma 54-interacting transcriptional regulator, which yields MDLLEWAPAGGDSPPAGAALVLVLAGGEEAAALETVAELAASPGPVYLVGGAPDHRIAASALQRGARDYFALPDDLDLLRRSLERELREARGHRDAVRFADAERRVAGFEAILGRSPALHRTLAQAARVAPHPDVTVLVGGETGTGKELLARAIHYNSPRSAAPFVEINCAAIPGTLLESELFGHEKGAFTGAIAAKPGLFEMAHGGTLFLDEVGNLPIELQPKLLRALEGREIRRVGGQAVRTVDVRVIGATHVDLAAAVRRGEFREDLFYRLNVVALTLPPLRERDGDIELLAETFLARLATSYGLPVPPLTPEGRTLLRMHPWPGNVRELRNAIERALVLSPPGTLRSEELQPPSADQRPGPRAPDALPFPSDLAALARAAAARMLELTGGNKSEAARRLAISRPRLQRLLDGLSDDA from the coding sequence GTGGACTTGCTCGAGTGGGCGCCGGCAGGGGGCGATTCGCCTCCGGCCGGCGCCGCGCTGGTTCTCGTGCTCGCGGGCGGCGAGGAAGCTGCGGCGCTCGAGACCGTCGCCGAGCTGGCAGCCTCACCGGGCCCGGTATATCTGGTCGGCGGCGCGCCAGATCATCGCATCGCCGCATCGGCCTTGCAGCGCGGCGCGCGCGATTACTTCGCGCTGCCGGACGATCTCGACCTGCTGCGCCGCTCGCTCGAGCGCGAGCTGCGCGAGGCCCGGGGGCATCGCGATGCGGTGCGCTTTGCCGACGCCGAGCGGAGGGTCGCCGGCTTCGAGGCCATCCTGGGGCGGAGCCCGGCGCTGCACCGGACCCTCGCGCAGGCGGCGCGGGTGGCGCCGCACCCGGACGTGACCGTGTTGGTGGGCGGCGAGACGGGGACCGGCAAGGAGTTGCTGGCCCGGGCCATCCACTACAACAGCCCGCGCTCGGCGGCCCCGTTCGTCGAGATCAACTGCGCCGCGATTCCGGGGACGCTGCTCGAGAGCGAGCTCTTCGGGCACGAGAAGGGTGCGTTCACCGGGGCCATCGCCGCCAAGCCGGGGCTCTTCGAGATGGCGCACGGCGGCACGCTCTTTCTGGATGAGGTGGGCAACCTGCCCATCGAGCTGCAGCCCAAGCTGCTCCGCGCCCTCGAAGGCCGCGAGATCCGGCGGGTGGGTGGCCAGGCGGTGCGGACGGTGGACGTCCGCGTGATCGGTGCGACTCACGTGGATCTCGCGGCCGCGGTACGCAGGGGAGAGTTCCGCGAAGATCTCTTCTACCGGCTCAATGTCGTGGCACTGACGCTCCCGCCGCTGCGCGAGCGCGACGGCGACATCGAGCTCCTCGCGGAGACGTTCCTCGCGCGCCTTGCCACGAGCTACGGTCTGCCGGTGCCGCCACTCACGCCGGAGGGCCGCACGCTGCTCCGGATGCACCCCTGGCCCGGCAACGTGCGCGAGCTTCGCAACGCGATCGAGCGGGCGCTCGTGCTCTCGCCGCCGGGCACGCTGCGATCCGAAGAGTTGCAGCCGCCCTCCGCCGATCAGCGCCCCGGGCCGCGCGCGCCGGATGCGCTGCCGTTTCCGTCCGATCTCGCCGCCCTCGCGCGCGCGGCGGCGGCCCGGATGCTCGAGCTCACCGGCGGCAATAAGAGCGAGGCCGCGCGCCGGCTCGCGATTTCGCGCCCGCGGCTCCAGCGGCTGCTCGACGGCCTGAGCGACGACGCCTGA
- a CDS encoding DUF2784 domain-containing protein — protein sequence MIADLVVLFHVAFVLFVVLGGLLVLRWGWVAWAHLPAAAWGAWIEFSGRVCPLTPLENSLRLASGQPAYAGDFVGHYILPVLYPAGLTHGVQVALGMFVVGLNLAIYSVVTARSRRPPPTSPQSRPAT from the coding sequence GTGATCGCCGATCTCGTCGTGCTGTTTCACGTCGCGTTCGTGCTGTTCGTGGTATTGGGTGGGCTGCTGGTGCTTCGGTGGGGGTGGGTCGCGTGGGCCCACCTCCCAGCCGCCGCCTGGGGGGCATGGATCGAGTTCAGCGGGCGCGTCTGTCCGCTCACTCCGCTGGAGAACTCGCTCCGGCTTGCGTCCGGCCAGCCGGCGTACGCGGGAGACTTCGTGGGTCACTACATCCTGCCGGTGCTGTATCCGGCGGGACTCACGCACGGCGTGCAGGTGGCGCTCGGCATGTTCGTGGTCGGGCTCAATCTCGCGATCTACAGCGTCGTCACCGCTCGCTCGAGGCGTCCCCCTCCCACTTCTCCGCAAAGTCGGCCAGCCACTTGA
- a CDS encoding peptide ABC transporter substrate-binding protein — protein MPHGWREMVAICMAAGAAVAASGCRERADGADRGRAAVVVAATGEPVTILPPLADETVARDIGDMVYERLADLEPGRPTIDSTAYRPRLAEGWERVDARTWRFHLSPTARWADGAPITAQDVRFSFDAYADSVLDSPARPNIAGRMTVTAEDSATVRIAFTEAYPEQLYDATYHVRIMPAHIWAEIPRKEWAADTALAHLVGSGPYRVTEWKRGQYLKLGARDEARTNIRELVWRFAPDPEATLNLILSHAADLMELAATPTGVARVERDTAFRVVSYPSAAYGFLGFNLAAPGAGGRTRLALTDRATRRALAMAIDRASLAHAVLGPRAVAPPGPMSRLLWIWSDSIRTIPYDTAAARRALDAAGWRLRSDGVRHRGGAALAFDVLVPATSTSRRQLAIALQEAWRAVGARLTVTAVDFPVFQERLGQGKFDSYIGAWLDEPSPRGLADQWTRVGWGALNYGHYANPRFDSIFTRATREGAPEAAARLYREAMDTLNADAPAIFLYSPDNSAAVSRRLGDVAIDPYSWLSALPRWTVH, from the coding sequence ATGCCGCACGGGTGGCGCGAGATGGTGGCGATATGTATGGCGGCGGGCGCGGCGGTGGCGGCGAGCGGCTGCCGGGAACGGGCCGATGGCGCGGACCGCGGTCGCGCGGCCGTCGTGGTCGCGGCGACGGGCGAGCCGGTCACCATTTTGCCCCCGCTCGCTGACGAAACGGTGGCCCGCGACATCGGCGACATGGTCTACGAGCGACTCGCCGACCTCGAGCCCGGCCGGCCGACCATCGACTCCACCGCGTATCGCCCGCGCCTTGCCGAGGGTTGGGAGCGGGTCGACGCGCGCACGTGGCGCTTCCACCTCTCACCGACGGCGCGCTGGGCCGATGGCGCTCCGATTACCGCCCAAGATGTGCGGTTTTCATTCGATGCGTACGCCGACTCGGTGCTCGACTCGCCCGCGCGCCCGAACATCGCGGGGCGCATGACGGTGACCGCGGAGGATTCGGCCACGGTGCGGATCGCGTTCACCGAGGCGTATCCCGAGCAGCTCTACGACGCGACGTACCACGTCCGAATCATGCCGGCCCACATCTGGGCGGAAATTCCGCGCAAGGAGTGGGCGGCGGACACCGCACTCGCGCATCTCGTGGGCAGCGGCCCGTATCGGGTGACCGAGTGGAAGCGCGGCCAGTATCTCAAGCTCGGCGCCCGCGACGAGGCCCGGACCAACATCCGCGAGCTGGTCTGGCGCTTTGCCCCCGATCCGGAAGCCACGCTCAACCTCATCCTGAGCCACGCCGCCGATCTCATGGAGTTGGCCGCGACGCCCACCGGCGTGGCGCGCGTGGAGCGCGACACGGCCTTTCGCGTGGTCTCCTACCCCTCGGCCGCGTATGGCTTCCTCGGCTTCAATCTCGCCGCGCCGGGTGCCGGAGGTAGAACCCGGCTGGCGCTCACCGATCGCGCGACCCGGCGCGCGCTCGCGATGGCCATCGATCGGGCGTCACTGGCGCATGCGGTGCTCGGGCCGCGCGCCGTGGCACCGCCGGGTCCGATGTCGCGCCTGCTCTGGATCTGGAGCGACAGCATCCGGACGATTCCGTACGACACCGCCGCGGCCCGGCGCGCGCTCGATGCCGCAGGTTGGCGCCTGCGCTCCGACGGCGTCCGGCACCGCGGCGGCGCCGCGCTCGCCTTTGACGTGCTGGTGCCCGCCACGAGCACCTCGCGCCGGCAGCTCGCCATCGCGCTGCAGGAGGCCTGGCGCGCCGTCGGCGCGCGGCTGACGGTGACGGCGGTGGACTTTCCGGTGTTCCAGGAGCGTTTGGGGCAGGGAAAGTTCGACAGCTACATCGGCGCCTGGCTCGACGAGCCGAGTCCGCGCGGCTTGGCCGATCAGTGGACCCGGGTGGGGTGGGGCGCGCTCAACTACGGGCACTATGCCAACCCGCGATTCGATTCGATCTTCACGCGGGCCACCCGCGAGGGGGCGCCGGAAGCCGCAGCGCGCCTCTACCGCGAGGCGATGGACACACTCAATGCGGACGCGCCCGCGATCTTTCTCTATTCGCCTGACAACTCGGCGGCGGTGAGCCGCCGCCTGGGGGACGTGGCCATCGATCCGTATAGTTGGCTCAGCGCGCTCCCGCGCTGGACAGTGCACTGA
- a CDS encoding elongation factor G: MKVYGSNAIRNVALVGHGGSGKSSLVDALAFVSGASRRHGSVKDGTALTDYSPDEIERQHSISLSLAYAEWLDTKINLIDTPGYLDYFGEVVTGLHAADAAVVVVNGTAGVEVGTEKAYEVCDQLHLARILFVSAMDKEHADFERVFQDVKTHLTPKVVPVEIPIGDGHDFHGIINLFSGHCHFYKHGTKTGEYDVVPVPPEYQARFDQYTEQLTETVASTDDTLIERYLGGEPIARDEVIQAMHRGMREGAIVPLFCGSAELTYGVRALLKKMVELFPSPLEAPLPEGAPKDAPLLGRVFKTVSEPHVGDVSFFRLYAGELKNGDEVWNAEHEVSEKLNHLSVQQGKERIEVERLSAGDIGSVAKLKNTHTGDTFCRRDHPVRLPPIPFPAAVATSAVIVKQRGEEDKLAAGLHKLHEEDPTFHFEYSSELGQTLIHGMGERHFETILGRLARKFGVHADLVRPKVAYRETLKGRAEGQGKHKKQTGGRGQYGDCWIRLAPQARGSGYEFVDSIVGGVIPSKYIPAVDRGIQEAAERGVIAGYPLVDFTAECFDGSYHDVDSNEMSFKMAGILAFRMVAPKARPVLLEPLSDVEVWAPEDVLGDVMGDLSSRRGQILGTEQDGRLTKVRAILPEAELYRYSTTLHSITHGRGTYRQAFRGYAEAPPEVAAKVAEENQKEHAAAS, translated from the coding sequence ATGAAGGTCTATGGCTCGAACGCCATCAGGAACGTCGCGCTGGTCGGCCATGGAGGCAGCGGCAAGAGCTCGCTGGTGGATGCCCTGGCCTTCGTCTCCGGTGCGAGCCGCAGACACGGCTCGGTCAAGGACGGCACCGCGCTCACCGACTACTCCCCCGACGAAATCGAACGCCAGCACTCCATCAGCCTGAGTCTCGCGTACGCCGAGTGGCTGGATACGAAGATCAACCTGATCGACACCCCGGGCTATCTCGACTATTTCGGCGAAGTGGTCACCGGCCTTCACGCGGCGGATGCGGCGGTCGTGGTCGTGAACGGCACCGCCGGCGTCGAGGTCGGCACCGAGAAGGCGTACGAGGTGTGCGATCAGCTGCACCTGGCCCGCATCCTGTTCGTCTCCGCGATGGACAAGGAGCACGCCGACTTCGAGCGCGTCTTCCAGGACGTGAAGACGCACCTCACGCCCAAGGTCGTCCCGGTCGAGATTCCCATCGGCGACGGGCACGACTTTCACGGCATCATCAATCTCTTCTCCGGGCACTGCCACTTCTACAAGCACGGCACCAAGACGGGCGAGTACGACGTGGTGCCGGTGCCGCCGGAGTACCAGGCGCGCTTCGACCAGTACACCGAGCAGCTCACGGAGACGGTCGCCTCGACCGACGACACGCTGATCGAGCGCTATCTGGGCGGCGAGCCGATCGCGCGCGACGAGGTGATCCAGGCAATGCACCGCGGCATGCGCGAGGGCGCCATCGTCCCGCTCTTCTGCGGGAGCGCCGAGCTGACCTACGGCGTGCGCGCGCTGCTCAAGAAGATGGTGGAGCTGTTCCCCTCGCCGCTCGAGGCGCCGCTGCCCGAGGGCGCGCCCAAGGACGCGCCGCTCCTGGGCCGCGTGTTCAAGACCGTCTCCGAGCCGCACGTGGGCGACGTGAGCTTCTTCCGGCTCTACGCCGGCGAGCTCAAGAACGGCGACGAGGTCTGGAATGCGGAGCACGAGGTGTCGGAAAAGCTGAATCACCTGTCGGTGCAGCAGGGCAAGGAGCGCATCGAGGTGGAACGGCTCTCGGCCGGCGACATCGGATCGGTCGCCAAACTCAAGAACACGCATACCGGCGACACCTTCTGCCGCCGCGATCACCCGGTGCGGCTCCCGCCGATCCCGTTCCCCGCGGCGGTGGCGACGTCGGCCGTGATCGTGAAGCAGCGCGGCGAGGAGGACAAGCTCGCGGCGGGTCTGCACAAGCTGCACGAGGAGGACCCCACCTTCCATTTCGAGTACAGCTCGGAGCTGGGCCAGACGCTGATTCACGGGATGGGCGAGCGTCACTTCGAGACCATTCTCGGCCGGCTGGCGCGCAAGTTCGGCGTGCACGCGGACCTGGTGCGGCCCAAGGTGGCCTACCGCGAAACGCTCAAGGGGCGCGCGGAGGGCCAGGGCAAGCACAAAAAGCAAACCGGCGGCCGCGGGCAGTACGGCGACTGCTGGATCCGGCTCGCGCCGCAGGCGCGCGGCTCGGGTTACGAGTTCGTCGACAGCATCGTGGGCGGCGTCATTCCCAGCAAGTACATCCCGGCGGTGGACCGCGGCATCCAGGAAGCGGCCGAGCGCGGCGTCATCGCCGGCTATCCGCTGGTGGATTTCACCGCCGAGTGCTTCGACGGATCGTACCACGACGTCGACTCCAACGAGATGTCGTTCAAGATGGCCGGCATCCTCGCGTTCCGGATGGTGGCGCCGAAGGCGCGCCCCGTGCTGCTCGAGCCGCTTTCCGACGTCGAGGTGTGGGCGCCGGAAGACGTGCTGGGCGACGTGATGGGCGACCTGAGCTCACGCCGCGGGCAGATCCTCGGCACCGAGCAGGATGGGCGGCTCACCAAGGTGCGGGCGATCCTGCCCGAGGCGGAGCTCTACCGATACTCCACCACGCTGCACTCGATCACGCACGGGCGCGGCACCTATCGGCAGGCGTTCCGCGGGTACGCCGAGGCGCCACCGGAGGTGGCGGCCAAAGTCGCCGAGGAGAATCAGAAGGAGCACGCGGCCGCGTCGTGA